A DNA window from Streptomyces parvus contains the following coding sequences:
- a CDS encoding ABC transporter permease, with translation MGRYVARRLLQMIPVFIGSTLLVFLMMYALPGDPVRALAGEQHVDATQIAQIKADLGLDQPIWQQYLNYLGNLFQGDFGTQIGTQRPVAEVIAEAYPITVRLAIFAFVFTVVAGISLGIVAGLKADSLRDRGLLGLTLVLISMPSFVLGFLVQYFFAFQLGIAKPNVSLEPTNTELIMPAIVLASLSLAYVARLTRTSVAENIRADYMRTAIAKGLPRRRVIGVHLMRNSLIPVVTFLGTDIGALMGGAIVTEGIFNIKGVGSLVFEALSKREGATVVGVVTLLVIVYLVCSLLVDLLYAVLDPRIRYA, from the coding sequence ATGGGGCGCTATGTCGCACGACGACTGCTCCAGATGATCCCGGTCTTCATCGGGTCGACCCTTCTGGTCTTCCTGATGATGTACGCACTGCCCGGCGACCCCGTCAGAGCTCTTGCCGGTGAACAGCACGTAGACGCGACGCAGATCGCGCAGATCAAGGCGGACCTCGGTCTCGACCAGCCGATCTGGCAGCAGTACCTGAACTACCTGGGCAATCTGTTCCAGGGCGACTTCGGCACGCAGATCGGAACGCAGCGTCCGGTCGCCGAGGTCATCGCCGAGGCTTATCCGATCACCGTCAGACTCGCGATCTTCGCGTTCGTCTTCACGGTCGTCGCCGGGATCTCGCTCGGCATCGTCGCGGGTCTGAAGGCCGACTCCCTCCGGGACCGCGGTCTGCTCGGCCTGACGCTGGTGCTGATCTCCATGCCCTCCTTCGTGCTGGGCTTCCTCGTCCAGTACTTCTTCGCGTTCCAGCTCGGCATCGCCAAGCCCAACGTGAGCCTGGAACCGACCAACACCGAGCTGATCATGCCGGCCATCGTGCTGGCGTCGCTGTCACTCGCGTACGTCGCCCGACTCACCCGCACCTCGGTCGCCGAGAACATCCGCGCCGACTACATGCGTACGGCGATCGCCAAGGGTCTGCCCCGCCGCCGCGTCATCGGCGTGCACCTGATGCGCAACTCGCTCATCCCGGTCGTCACCTTCCTCGGCACCGACATCGGCGCCCTGATGGGCGGGGCGATCGTGACCGAGGGCATCTTCAACATCAAGGGCGTCGGATCGCTCGTCTTCGAAGCGCTGTCCAAGCGCGAAGGCGCCACCGTCGTCGGCGTCGTGACGCTGCTCGTCATCGTCTACCTCGTCTGCAGCCTGCTCGTCGACCTGCTGTACGCGGTCCTGGACCCGAGGATCCGGTATGCCTGA
- a CDS encoding ABC transporter ATP-binding protein yields MTTIDKTAHVPAPRESVSGDGPLLDVRDLHVEFHTRDGVAKAVNGVNYTVSAGETLAVLGESGSGKSVTAQTIMGILDMPPGKITQGEILFRGQDMLKMSNEERRKIRGSKIAMIFQDALSSLNPVLSVGYQLGEMFRVHQGLSKKAAKAKSIELMDQVKIPAAAARISDYPHQFSGGMRQRIMIAMALALEPDLIIADEPTTALDVTVQAQVMDLLAELQREYNMGLILITHDLGVVADVADKIAVMYAGRIVETAPVDELYSRPAHPYTKGLLDSIPRLDQKGQELYAIKGLPPNLTRIPAGCAFSPRCPKAQDICRTEIPPLAPVTERDGLELVGRGSACHFWKETIHG; encoded by the coding sequence GTGACCACCATCGACAAGACGGCTCACGTCCCCGCACCGCGGGAGTCCGTGAGTGGCGACGGTCCACTGCTCGACGTCCGCGACCTGCACGTGGAGTTCCACACCCGCGACGGTGTCGCCAAGGCGGTCAACGGTGTGAACTACACCGTCAGCGCCGGCGAGACGCTCGCCGTGCTCGGCGAGTCCGGCTCCGGCAAGTCCGTGACCGCGCAGACCATCATGGGCATCCTCGACATGCCGCCCGGGAAGATCACGCAGGGCGAGATCCTCTTCCGCGGCCAGGACATGCTGAAGATGTCCAACGAGGAGCGCCGGAAGATCCGCGGCAGCAAGATCGCGATGATCTTCCAGGACGCGCTGTCCTCGCTGAACCCGGTCCTCTCCGTCGGCTACCAGCTCGGCGAGATGTTCCGTGTCCACCAGGGCCTGTCCAAGAAGGCGGCCAAGGCCAAGTCCATCGAGCTGATGGACCAGGTCAAGATCCCGGCGGCGGCGGCCCGTATCTCGGACTACCCGCACCAGTTCTCCGGCGGTATGCGCCAGCGCATCATGATCGCCATGGCGCTGGCCCTGGAGCCGGACCTGATCATCGCCGACGAGCCGACCACCGCGCTCGACGTGACGGTGCAGGCCCAGGTCATGGACCTGCTGGCCGAGCTGCAGCGCGAGTACAACATGGGTCTGATCCTGATCACCCACGACCTCGGCGTCGTCGCCGACGTCGCGGACAAGATCGCCGTGATGTACGCGGGCCGGATCGTGGAGACGGCCCCGGTCGACGAGCTGTACAGCCGCCCGGCCCACCCGTACACCAAGGGTCTGCTCGACTCGATCCCGCGCCTGGACCAGAAGGGCCAGGAGCTCTACGCGATCAAGGGGCTGCCGCCCAACCTCACGCGCATCCCCGCGGGCTGTGCCTTCAGCCCGCGCTGCCCCAAGGCACAGGACATCTGCCGTACCGAGATCCCGCCGCTCGCCCCGGTGACCGAGCGGGACGGCCTCGAGCTGGTCGGCCGCGGCAGCGCGTGCCACTTCTGGAAGGAGACGATCCATGGCTGA
- a CDS encoding ABC transporter permease has product MPDTTALTKSTDAPAAATDAPAATDAGPAPGKPRSLWSDAWHDLRRNPLFLVSVVLILLLAVMAIFPSLFTSASPRDANLAEHYLQHPNWGHFFAPDWLGYDVQGRSIYARLIYGARASITVGVVVTVAVTITGLVIGMLAGYFGGWLDTILSRITDVFFGVPFIVGAMVILTTFEERSVWVVILSMAFLGWTSIARVARGSVITIKQADYVVAAKALGASTFRILTRHILPNAIAPVIVVATIALGGYIAAEATLSFLGIGLAEPTVSWGIDVSAAKDQLRNAPYVLVIPSVMVSITVLSFLMFGDAVRNALDPKMR; this is encoded by the coding sequence ATGCCTGACACCACCGCACTCACCAAGAGCACCGACGCTCCGGCCGCCGCCACCGACGCGCCGGCCGCGACGGACGCCGGCCCCGCGCCCGGCAAGCCGCGCAGCCTCTGGTCGGACGCCTGGCACGACCTGCGCCGCAACCCGCTCTTCCTCGTCTCCGTCGTGCTGATCCTGCTGCTCGCGGTCATGGCGATCTTCCCGAGCCTGTTCACCAGCGCCTCGCCGCGGGACGCCAACCTGGCCGAGCACTACCTCCAGCACCCGAACTGGGGCCACTTCTTCGCCCCCGACTGGCTCGGGTACGACGTCCAGGGCCGCTCCATCTACGCGCGTCTGATCTACGGGGCCCGCGCCTCGATCACCGTCGGTGTGGTCGTGACCGTCGCGGTCACCATCACCGGGCTGGTGATCGGCATGCTCGCCGGCTACTTCGGCGGCTGGCTCGACACGATCCTCTCCCGGATCACCGACGTCTTCTTCGGCGTCCCCTTCATCGTCGGCGCCATGGTCATCCTGACCACCTTCGAGGAGCGCTCCGTCTGGGTCGTCATCCTGTCGATGGCCTTCCTCGGCTGGACCTCGATCGCCCGTGTCGCCCGTGGCTCGGTCATCACGATCAAGCAGGCCGACTATGTGGTCGCCGCCAAGGCGCTCGGCGCTTCCACCTTCCGGATCCTGACGCGGCACATCCTGCCGAACGCCATCGCTCCGGTGATCGTGGTCGCCACCATCGCGCTCGGCGGCTACATCGCCGCCGAGGCCACCCTGTCGTTCCTCGGCATCGGCCTCGCCGAGCCGACGGTCTCGTGGGGTATCGATGTCTCCGCTGCGAAGGACCAGCTCCGCAACGCGCCGTACGTCCTGGTCATCCCCTCGGTGATGGTCTCGATCACGGTGCTGTCCTTCCTGATGTTCGGCGATGCGGTCCGCAACGCCCTCGACCCCAAGATGCGCTGA
- a CDS encoding ABC transporter permease, which yields MGRYVIRRLLQMIPVFFGTTLLIFLMVNVMGDPIAGLCGDRQCDPATAARLRSEFGLDKPVWQQYLTYMGNVFTGDFGTAFNGQKVTELMATAFPITIRLTIVAIVFEVVIGISLGVVTGLRRGRPVDTTVLILTLIVIAIPTFVTGLLLQLLLGVEWGIIKPSVSADPTFDELLVPGLVLASVSLAYVTRLTRTSIAENARADYVRTAVAKGLPRRRVVVRHLLRNSLIPVVTFIGTDVGALMGGAIVTERIFNIHGVGYQLYQGILRQNSQTVVGFVTILVLVFLAANLIVDLLYAVLDPRIRYA from the coding sequence ATGGGACGTTATGTGATCCGGCGGCTGCTGCAGATGATCCCCGTCTTCTTCGGCACCACGCTGTTGATCTTCCTCATGGTGAACGTGATGGGCGACCCCATCGCGGGCCTCTGCGGCGACCGCCAGTGCGACCCGGCCACCGCCGCCCGGCTGCGCTCCGAGTTCGGCCTCGACAAGCCGGTCTGGCAGCAATACCTCACCTACATGGGCAACGTGTTCACCGGCGACTTCGGCACCGCGTTCAACGGGCAGAAGGTCACCGAGCTGATGGCCACCGCCTTCCCCATCACGATCCGGCTCACCATCGTCGCGATCGTCTTCGAGGTCGTCATCGGCATCAGCCTCGGCGTCGTCACCGGTCTGCGGCGCGGCCGCCCCGTCGACACCACCGTCCTCATCCTGACGCTGATCGTCATCGCCATCCCCACCTTCGTCACCGGCCTGCTGCTCCAGCTCCTCCTGGGCGTCGAGTGGGGCATCATCAAGCCCTCGGTCTCCGCCGACCCCACCTTCGACGAACTCCTCGTCCCCGGTCTGGTCCTCGCCTCGGTCTCCCTGGCCTACGTCACCCGGCTCACCCGGACCTCGATCGCCGAGAACGCCCGCGCCGACTACGTACGCACCGCCGTCGCCAAGGGCCTGCCCCGCCGCCGGGTCGTCGTACGGCACCTGCTGCGCAACTCCCTCATCCCCGTCGTCACCTTCATCGGCACCGACGTGGGCGCGCTGATGGGCGGGGCCATCGTCACCGAGCGGATCTTCAACATCCACGGCGTCGGCTACCAGCTCTACCAGGGCATCCTGCGGCAGAACTCCCAGACCGTCGTCGGCTTCGTCACGATCCTCGTCCTGGTCTTCCTGGCCGCCAACCTGATCGTCGACCTCCTGTACGCCGTACTCGACCCGAGGATCCGCTATGCCTGA
- a CDS encoding ABC transporter substrate-binding protein: MRGAKSAKWVAGAAVIALAATACGGGDSSDEGKKNTSGQPAGYVSIDVGEPQKPLMPADTNESNGSYVIQSLFTQLLDFDDKGEIVLTNAESVETEDSQTWTVKLKSGWKFHNGEAVTAQSYIDAWNWYANVENKQQNAFWFSDIKGYEDVHPEKGAPKSDKMSGLKAVDDTTFTIELSNKVPYFNYKLGYATFAPLPKVFYDDPKAFGQKPIGNGPYTFEKWTHKKLIQVKAWPEYQGPNKAANKGIQFKNYSTVEAAYSDVISGNLDMIRQVGPRDLPKYKTDLGDGAIDQPYAAIQSLNPAFYSKTFKDIDPKVLQGLSMAIDRDTITKTVLNGTRIPATSFTPPQVKGNQTLDSDILKYNPAKAKELIKAGGGVPGNKFSIQYNADGGHKEWVTAVCESIRNATGVDCVGDAKPDFPTDLEARDNNEVKGFYRGGWVADYPVNVNFLKELYHSKAESNNGRFSDKEIDELMAKGDKADSLEESVAAYQEVEKALVDKMPAIPLWYYAINGGHGKNVDNVKVDFHGDLELTGVTTK; encoded by the coding sequence ATGCGCGGTGCCAAGAGCGCCAAGTGGGTCGCGGGAGCGGCCGTCATCGCCCTGGCCGCGACTGCCTGTGGCGGCGGCGACAGCAGCGACGAAGGCAAGAAGAACACGTCGGGGCAGCCCGCCGGATACGTCTCGATCGACGTCGGTGAGCCCCAGAAGCCTCTGATGCCGGCCGACACGAACGAGAGCAACGGCTCCTACGTCATCCAGTCGCTGTTCACCCAGCTGCTGGACTTCGACGACAAGGGCGAGATCGTCCTCACGAACGCCGAGTCCGTCGAGACCGAGGACTCCCAGACGTGGACCGTCAAGCTCAAGTCCGGCTGGAAGTTCCACAACGGTGAGGCCGTGACCGCGCAGTCGTACATCGACGCGTGGAACTGGTACGCCAACGTCGAGAACAAGCAGCAGAACGCTTTCTGGTTCTCCGACATCAAGGGCTACGAGGACGTCCACCCCGAGAAGGGTGCGCCGAAGTCCGACAAGATGTCGGGTCTGAAGGCCGTGGACGACACCACGTTCACGATCGAGCTGAGCAACAAGGTCCCGTACTTCAACTACAAGCTCGGTTACGCGACGTTCGCGCCGCTGCCCAAGGTCTTCTACGACGACCCGAAGGCGTTCGGCCAGAAGCCGATCGGCAACGGCCCGTACACGTTCGAGAAGTGGACCCACAAGAAGCTCATCCAGGTCAAGGCCTGGCCCGAGTACCAGGGTCCGAACAAGGCTGCCAACAAGGGCATCCAGTTCAAGAACTACTCGACCGTCGAGGCCGCGTACTCGGACGTCATCTCCGGCAACCTGGACATGATCCGCCAGGTCGGCCCGCGTGACCTCCCGAAGTACAAGACGGACCTCGGTGACGGCGCGATCGACCAGCCGTACGCGGCGATCCAGTCGCTGAACCCGGCGTTCTACTCCAAGACGTTCAAGGACATCGACCCCAAGGTCCTCCAGGGTCTGTCCATGGCGATCGACCGTGACACCATCACGAAGACCGTCCTGAACGGCACGCGCATCCCGGCGACGAGCTTCACTCCGCCGCAGGTCAAGGGCAACCAGACCCTCGACTCGGACATCCTGAAGTACAACCCCGCCAAGGCCAAGGAGCTCATCAAGGCCGGCGGCGGCGTTCCGGGCAACAAGTTCTCCATCCAGTACAACGCCGACGGTGGGCACAAGGAGTGGGTGACCGCTGTCTGCGAGTCCATCCGCAACGCCACCGGGGTCGACTGCGTGGGCGACGCCAAGCCGGACTTCCCGACCGACCTCGAAGCGCGTGACAACAACGAGGTCAAGGGCTTCTACCGCGGTGGCTGGGTGGCCGACTACCCCGTCAACGTGAACTTCCTCAAGGAGCTCTACCACTCCAAGGCCGAGTCCAACAACGGACGCTTCTCCGACAAGGAGATCGACGAGCTGATGGCGAAGGGTGACAAGGCCGACTCCCTGGAGGAGTCCGTCGCCGCCTACCAGGAGGTCGAGAAGGCCCTGGTGGACAAGATGCCCGCCATCCCGCTCTGGTACTACGCCATCAACGGCGGCCACGGCAAGAACGTCGACAACGTCAAGGTCGACTTCCACGGTGACCTCGAACTGACCGGCGTCACCACCAAGTAA
- a CDS encoding ABC transporter permease, with product MPEPQTPDEAISQAGAGGATDLAMEEGTSLEKNPAGPDGAGPTGKPRSLWSDAWRDLRRNPVFIISSLVILFLVIISIWPSLIASGDPLQANLDDAQMGSEPGHPFGFDPQGRDVYTRVVYGTRTSVTVGVCATLGVAILGSVLGGLAGFFGGWWDSILSRLTDVFFGIPVVLGGLVFLSVVTSSTVWPVVGFIVLLGWPQIARIARGSVITAKQNDYVQAARALGASNSRMMLRHITPNAIAPVIVVATIALGTYISLEATLSFLGVGLKDPAVSWGIDISAAANYIRNAPHMLLWPAGALAITVLAFIMLGDAVRDALDPKLR from the coding sequence ATGCCTGAGCCGCAGACCCCGGACGAAGCGATCTCCCAGGCCGGCGCCGGCGGCGCGACGGACCTCGCCATGGAGGAGGGCACCAGCCTGGAGAAGAACCCGGCCGGCCCCGACGGTGCCGGGCCCACCGGAAAACCGCGCAGCCTCTGGTCGGACGCCTGGCGCGACCTGCGGCGCAACCCGGTCTTCATCATCTCCTCGCTGGTCATCCTCTTCCTGGTGATCATCTCGATCTGGCCCTCGCTCATCGCGAGCGGCGACCCGCTCCAGGCCAACCTGGACGACGCCCAGATGGGCTCCGAGCCCGGCCACCCCTTCGGCTTCGACCCGCAGGGCCGCGACGTCTACACCCGGGTCGTCTACGGCACCCGCACCTCGGTGACCGTCGGCGTCTGCGCCACCCTCGGCGTCGCGATCCTCGGCAGCGTCCTCGGCGGACTCGCGGGATTCTTCGGCGGCTGGTGGGACTCGATCCTCTCCCGCCTCACCGACGTCTTCTTCGGCATCCCCGTCGTCCTCGGCGGCCTGGTCTTCCTCTCCGTCGTCACCAGCTCCACCGTCTGGCCCGTCGTCGGGTTCATCGTCCTGCTCGGCTGGCCCCAGATCGCCCGCATCGCCCGCGGCTCGGTCATCACCGCCAAACAGAACGACTACGTCCAGGCGGCACGCGCGCTCGGCGCCTCCAACTCCCGCATGATGCTGCGCCACATCACACCGAACGCCATCGCGCCCGTCATCGTCGTGGCGACCATCGCGCTCGGTACGTACATCTCTCTGGAGGCGACCCTCTCCTTCCTCGGCGTCGGTCTGAAGGACCCGGCCGTCTCCTGGGGCATCGACATCTCCGCCGCCGCCAACTACATCCGCAACGCCCCGCACATGCTGCTCTGGCCCGCCGGAGCGCTGGCGATCACCGTGCTCGCGTTCATCATGCTCGGCGACGCGGTGCGCGACGCCCTCGACCCCAAGCTGCGCTGA
- a CDS encoding ABC transporter substrate-binding protein encodes MRGATQVRWAACAVAVALAATACGGGDGDGGGGSGGADGIVSSSWGDPQNPLEPANTNEVQGGKVLDMVFRGLIRYDPKTGEAKNMIAESIDSKDSQNFTIKLKDGWTFSNGEKVTAKSFVDAWNYGAALKNNQKNAYFFQYIEGYDKVHPESGSASAETLSGLKVVDDLTFTAKLTQKFSLWPDTLGYSAFVPLPKAFYDDHDAWLSKPIGNGPYTIESYAKGSSMNLRKWDDYPGEDKAKNGGVDLKVFTDNNTAYTDLTAGNLDLVDDVPASQLRNVEADLGDRYINTPAGIIQTLAFPFYEKEWDTDDARKVRQGLSMAINRPQITDQIFQKTRTPASDWTSPVLGEDGGFKKGLCGKECTYNKAEAKKLIDEGGGIPGGQLKISYNADTGSHKEWVDAVCNSINNVMGNNKACVGGPVGTFADFRAQVSTQKLTGAWRAGWQMDYPLIQNFLQPLYYTNAPSNDGKWSNQQFDDLVDKANAESDKAKAVTTFQDAEKILVTEMPVIPLWYQNGSAGYSDRVDNVALNPFSVPVYEEITVK; translated from the coding sequence ATGCGCGGAGCCACACAGGTCAGGTGGGCCGCATGTGCGGTGGCCGTCGCCCTGGCAGCGACGGCCTGCGGCGGCGGTGACGGCGACGGTGGCGGCGGCAGCGGCGGCGCCGACGGCATCGTCAGCTCCTCCTGGGGAGACCCGCAGAACCCGCTGGAGCCGGCCAACACCAACGAGGTGCAGGGCGGCAAGGTCCTCGACATGGTCTTCCGCGGCCTGATCCGCTACGACCCGAAGACCGGCGAGGCCAAGAACATGATCGCCGAGTCCATCGACTCGAAGGACTCCCAGAACTTCACGATCAAGCTCAAGGACGGCTGGACGTTCTCCAACGGCGAGAAGGTCACCGCCAAGTCCTTCGTCGACGCCTGGAACTACGGCGCGGCCCTGAAGAACAACCAGAAGAACGCCTACTTCTTCCAGTACATCGAGGGTTACGACAAGGTCCACCCGGAGTCCGGATCCGCCTCCGCCGAGACGCTGTCCGGCCTGAAGGTCGTCGACGACCTGACCTTCACCGCCAAGCTCACCCAGAAGTTCTCCCTGTGGCCCGACACCCTCGGTTACTCCGCCTTCGTCCCGCTGCCCAAGGCGTTCTACGACGACCACGACGCCTGGCTCTCCAAGCCCATCGGCAACGGGCCGTACACCATCGAGTCGTACGCCAAGGGCTCCTCGATGAACCTCCGCAAGTGGGACGACTACCCCGGCGAGGACAAGGCGAAGAACGGCGGCGTCGACCTCAAGGTCTTCACCGACAACAACACCGCCTACACCGACCTGACCGCGGGCAACCTCGACCTCGTCGACGACGTGCCCGCCTCGCAGCTCCGCAACGTCGAGGCCGACCTCGGCGACCGGTACATCAACACCCCCGCCGGCATCATCCAGACCCTGGCCTTCCCCTTCTACGAGAAGGAATGGGACACCGACGACGCGCGCAAGGTCCGCCAGGGCCTGTCGATGGCGATCAACCGCCCGCAGATCACCGACCAGATCTTCCAGAAGACCCGCACCCCCGCCTCCGACTGGACCTCCCCGGTCCTCGGCGAGGACGGCGGCTTCAAGAAGGGGCTCTGCGGCAAGGAGTGCACGTACAACAAGGCCGAGGCCAAGAAGCTCATCGACGAGGGCGGCGGCATCCCCGGCGGCCAGCTGAAGATCTCGTACAACGCGGACACCGGCTCCCACAAGGAATGGGTCGACGCCGTCTGCAACAGCATCAACAACGTCATGGGCAACAACAAGGCCTGCGTCGGCGGCCCCGTCGGAACGTTCGCCGACTTCCGCGCCCAGGTCTCCACCCAGAAGCTCACCGGCGCCTGGCGTGCGGGCTGGCAGATGGACTACCCGCTGATCCAGAACTTCCTCCAGCCGCTCTACTACACCAACGCCCCGTCCAACGACGGCAAGTGGAGCAACCAGCAGTTCGACGACCTGGTCGACAAGGCCAACGCCGAGAGCGACAAGGCCAAGGCGGTCACCACCTTCCAGGACGCGGAGAAGATCCTCGTCACGGAGATGCCGGTCATCCCGCTCTGGTACCAGAACGGCAGCGCCGGCTACTCGGACCGGGTGGACAACGTCGCGCTGAACCCGTTCAGCGTCCCGGTCTACGAAGAGATCACCGTCAAGTGA
- a CDS encoding ABC transporter ATP-binding protein, translating into MAELKKEQEPVDATPNVSEVETVDAATEAEAVAAIDAPVSQGEPILQVRNLVKHFPLTQGVLFKKQIGAVKAVDGISFDLYAGETLGIVGESGCGKSTVAKLLMTLERATAGEVFYKGQDITKLSGRALKAVRRNIQMVFQDPYTSLNPRMTVGDIIGETFEIHPEVAPKGDRRRRVQELLDVVGLNPEYINRYPHQFSGGQRQRIGIARGLALNPEIIICDEPVSALDVSVQAQVINLMEKLQDEFNLSYVFIAHDLSIVRHISDRVGVMYLGKMAEIGTDTQIYDHPTHPYTQALLSAVPVPDPAAREGRERIILTGDVPSPANPPSGCRFRTRCWKAQERCATEEPLLAIPERFVSAATPAAHESACHFAEEKDVVHAA; encoded by the coding sequence ATGGCTGAGCTCAAGAAGGAGCAGGAGCCCGTGGACGCCACCCCGAACGTCTCCGAAGTGGAGACGGTGGACGCCGCGACCGAGGCGGAGGCCGTAGCCGCCATCGACGCGCCCGTCAGCCAGGGCGAGCCGATCCTCCAGGTGCGGAACCTGGTCAAGCACTTCCCGCTGACCCAGGGCGTCCTCTTCAAGAAGCAGATCGGGGCGGTCAAGGCCGTCGACGGCATCTCCTTCGACCTGTACGCCGGGGAGACCCTGGGCATCGTGGGCGAGTCCGGCTGTGGCAAGTCCACGGTCGCCAAGCTCCTGATGACCCTGGAGCGGGCCACCGCAGGCGAGGTCTTCTACAAGGGCCAGGACATCACCAAGCTGTCCGGGCGCGCGCTGAAGGCGGTGCGCCGCAACATCCAGATGGTGTTCCAGGACCCGTACACCTCGCTGAACCCGCGCATGACGGTCGGCGACATCATCGGGGAGACCTTCGAGATCCACCCCGAGGTGGCCCCGAAGGGCGACCGGCGCCGCCGCGTCCAGGAGCTCCTGGACGTCGTGGGTCTGAACCCGGAGTACATCAACCGGTACCCGCACCAGTTCTCCGGCGGCCAGCGCCAGCGCATCGGGATCGCCCGCGGCCTCGCGCTCAACCCGGAGATCATCATCTGCGACGAGCCGGTCTCCGCGCTCGACGTGTCGGTGCAGGCCCAGGTCATCAACCTGATGGAGAAGCTCCAGGACGAGTTCAACCTGTCCTACGTCTTCATCGCGCACGACCTGTCCATCGTCCGGCACATCTCCGACCGGGTCGGCGTGATGTACCTGGGCAAGATGGCCGAGATCGGCACGGACACGCAGATCTACGACCACCCGACGCACCCCTACACCCAGGCGCTGCTCTCGGCGGTCCCGGTCCCCGACCCGGCGGCCCGCGAGGGACGCGAGCGGATCATCCTCACCGGTGACGTTCCGTCGCCGGCGAACCCGCCCTCGGGCTGCCGCTTCCGCACCCGCTGCTGGAAGGCTCAGGAGCGCTGCGCGACGGAGGAGCCCCTGCTGGCGATCCCCGAGCGCTTCGTCTCGGCGGCAACCCCGGCCGCGCACGAGTCGGCGTGCCACTTCGCCGAGGAGAAGGACGTCGTGCACGCGGCGTAA
- a CDS encoding ABC transporter ATP-binding protein, giving the protein MLLEVRDLYVEFHTREGVAKAVNGVNYSVAEGETLAVLGESGSGKSVTAQAVMGILDVPPGKIAGGEILFKDQNLLKLKPEERRRIRGQEMAMIFQDALSSLNPVLTVGQQLGEMFVVHRGMSRKDAKAKAIELMDRVRIPAAKERVGQYPHQFSGGMRQRIMIAMAMALEPSLIIADEPTTALDVTVQAQVMDLLAELQRELNMGLILITHDLGVVADVADKIAVMYAGRIVETAPVHEIYKAPAHPYTKGLLQSIPRLDQKGRELYAIKGLPPNLTRIPPGCAFNPRCPMAQDVCRSDVPPLYEVDEERRSACHFWKETLDAR; this is encoded by the coding sequence ATGTTGCTCGAAGTGCGCGATCTGTACGTGGAGTTCCACACCCGCGAAGGCGTCGCCAAAGCCGTCAACGGGGTCAACTACTCGGTGGCCGAAGGCGAGACGCTCGCCGTCCTCGGCGAGTCCGGCTCCGGCAAGTCCGTCACCGCCCAGGCCGTCATGGGCATCCTCGACGTGCCGCCCGGGAAGATCGCCGGCGGGGAGATCCTCTTCAAGGACCAGAACCTGCTGAAGCTCAAGCCGGAGGAGCGGCGCAGGATCCGCGGCCAGGAGATGGCCATGATCTTCCAGGACGCCCTGTCCTCGCTGAACCCGGTCCTCACCGTCGGCCAGCAGCTCGGCGAGATGTTCGTCGTGCACCGCGGCATGTCCCGCAAGGACGCCAAGGCCAAGGCGATCGAGCTGATGGACCGGGTCCGCATCCCGGCCGCCAAGGAACGCGTCGGCCAGTATCCGCACCAGTTCTCCGGCGGTATGCGCCAGCGCATCATGATCGCCATGGCGATGGCCCTGGAACCGTCCCTGATCATCGCCGACGAGCCCACCACCGCCCTCGACGTCACCGTCCAGGCCCAGGTCATGGACCTCCTCGCGGAACTCCAGCGCGAGCTGAACATGGGCCTCATCCTGATCACCCACGACCTCGGCGTCGTCGCCGACGTCGCGGACAAGATCGCCGTGATGTACGCGGGCCGGATCGTCGAGACCGCGCCCGTCCACGAGATCTACAAGGCCCCCGCCCACCCGTACACCAAGGGCCTCCTCCAGTCGATCCCGCGCCTGGACCAGAAGGGCCGGGAGCTGTACGCGATCAAGGGGCTGCCGCCCAACCTCACCCGCATCCCGCCCGGCTGCGCCTTCAACCCCCGCTGCCCGATGGCCCAGGACGTGTGCCGCAGCGACGTGCCGCCGCTCTACGAGGTGGACGAAGAGCGCAGGAGCGCCTGCCACTTCTGGAAGGAGACGCTCGATGCACGCTGA